A single Altererythrobacter sp. BO-6 DNA region contains:
- a CDS encoding metalloregulator ArsR/SmtB family transcription factor, translating to MSDEATIDKLKAVAHPLRLQILEVLRAGEFNVGDIEQASGIGQPALSQQLGVLRKAGLVETRKEAKLVFYRRVEPQLDALASLIGSGRERKPALQPAARTPAPGVANFARIS from the coding sequence ATGAGCGACGAAGCGACCATCGACAAGTTGAAGGCGGTTGCGCATCCGTTGCGGCTGCAGATCCTCGAGGTTTTGCGCGCGGGCGAATTCAATGTCGGCGATATCGAGCAGGCATCGGGTATCGGCCAGCCCGCGCTGTCGCAACAGCTCGGCGTATTGCGGAAGGCAGGCCTTGTAGAAACCCGCAAGGAAGCAAAGCTGGTCTTTTATCGCCGGGTCGAACCGCAGCTTGATGCGCTTGCCAGCCTGATCGGATCGGGGCGGGAGCGAAAGCCGGCGCTGCAGCCCGCGGCCCGGACTCCTGCACCAGGCGTGGCCAATTTCGCGCGAATCTCCTGA
- a CDS encoding tautomerase family protein: MPEVTIYLAAGRTPEQKKGLLRDVTSAVVANTGVVPDLVTVQIIETSPEFKSKGGIPYSERAPALTVRDPG, encoded by the coding sequence ATGCCCGAAGTTACGATCTATCTGGCCGCTGGCCGTACCCCAGAACAGAAAAAGGGTCTGCTGCGGGATGTCACGTCGGCTGTCGTCGCGAATACCGGCGTGGTGCCTGACCTTGTGACGGTCCAGATCATCGAGACATCGCCCGAGTTCAAGTCGAAGGGCGGCATCCCTTATAGCGAGCGTGCTCCGGCCCTGACCGTCCGCGATCCCGGCTAA
- a CDS encoding MmgE/PrpD family protein, giving the protein MLANPAPATSPATGGTAAGAGAPPPPASDAIVAVADYMLGLRYEAISSAVLQVTRTELFGAVSVGLGGRNEDGMRQLRELASELGGKGEAVIWGSPLRVPAHDAVRINAAMVHSLEFDDTFGCGFLHPSAITFPAAFAVDDMVGGISGREFLAASTAAIDVACRLSIASQPGVDGFTAGWHNTTMIGYLSTALLAARLMKLSDEQTINAVGIAYHQAAGNSQSHIDSALTKRLGPGFASSAGVLAARLAAKGVSGPAGVLEGKKGWWQQYHKGNYSRALMFDGLGRDFPAMEMPSIPTFMAIRLPRAMPRFPPRATGKAWGPAMADHFRRPSRACTAGISRTSPMSR; this is encoded by the coding sequence TTGCTGGCAAATCCTGCCCCGGCCACCTCACCCGCGACAGGCGGCACGGCCGCTGGTGCCGGTGCGCCGCCGCCGCCGGCATCTGACGCCATCGTGGCGGTCGCCGATTACATGCTGGGCCTGCGCTACGAGGCCATCTCGAGTGCCGTCCTGCAGGTTACCCGAACTGAACTGTTCGGTGCGGTCAGTGTCGGTCTGGGCGGCAGGAACGAAGACGGCATGCGCCAACTGCGCGAGCTGGCCTCTGAACTGGGGGGCAAGGGTGAGGCGGTAATATGGGGCTCGCCCCTGAGGGTGCCCGCCCATGATGCCGTGCGCATCAACGCCGCGATGGTTCACTCGCTTGAGTTCGACGATACGTTCGGGTGCGGTTTCCTTCACCCCTCGGCCATCACGTTCCCGGCGGCCTTTGCTGTCGACGACATGGTGGGCGGGATCAGCGGCCGCGAGTTCCTGGCCGCGTCGACGGCGGCGATCGACGTCGCCTGCCGTCTGTCAATTGCATCGCAGCCCGGCGTGGATGGATTTACCGCGGGTTGGCACAACACGACTATGATCGGCTATCTGTCGACGGCCCTCCTGGCCGCGCGGTTGATGAAGCTCAGCGACGAGCAGACGATCAATGCCGTCGGCATTGCCTATCACCAGGCGGCCGGGAATTCGCAGTCCCATATTGACAGTGCGCTGACCAAGCGGCTGGGCCCGGGCTTTGCCTCGTCCGCCGGGGTCCTTGCGGCACGACTCGCGGCGAAGGGCGTTTCCGGCCCGGCCGGGGTGCTCGAGGGGAAGAAGGGTTGGTGGCAGCAGTACCACAAGGGCAACTATTCCCGCGCCCTCATGTTCGACGGGCTCGGCAGGGACTTTCCCGCTATGGAGATGCCTTCTATACCGACTTTCATGGCCATACGGTTGCCAAGGGCAATGCCCCGGTTTCCGCCACGAGCTACCGGGAAGGCATGGGGGCCCGCGATGGCGGATCATTTTCGGCGGCCTTCAAGGGCATGCACGGCTGGTATTTCCAGAACCAGTCCGATGAGCCGGTAA
- a CDS encoding 2-hydroxy-3-oxopropionate reductase gives MKTGFIGLGIMGRPMALNLLAAGHELFVLASSGAAEELAGAGARLCADAAEVAALSEVVIMIVPDTPQVEEVLFASRGVVEGLGAGKLVIDMSSISPIATKDFAARVAEAGAGYLDAPVSGGEVGAKAASLTIMVGGSEADFARARPLFEAIGKNITHVGPVGDGQTTKVANQIIVALNIAAVGEALLFARKAGADPARVREALLGGFASSRVLEVHGQRMIERTFAPGFRIDLHHKDLALALDGGNRLGMPLPQTAFCQQLLNIARGAGNGGLDHSGIVTALEQIAGSSLQRD, from the coding sequence ATGAAGACTGGATTCATCGGCCTTGGCATCATGGGCCGCCCCATGGCCCTAAACCTGCTGGCCGCCGGACACGAACTGTTCGTCCTTGCCTCCAGCGGCGCTGCCGAGGAACTGGCTGGGGCCGGCGCCAGACTCTGCGCCGATGCCGCCGAAGTGGCTGCCCTGTCCGAGGTGGTAATCATGATCGTGCCCGATACGCCGCAGGTCGAAGAAGTGCTGTTCGCCTCGCGCGGCGTGGTCGAGGGGCTTGGCGCGGGGAAGCTGGTTATCGACATGAGCTCGATCTCGCCGATCGCCACCAAGGACTTCGCCGCGCGCGTGGCCGAGGCCGGCGCAGGCTATCTCGATGCCCCGGTTTCGGGCGGCGAGGTCGGGGCCAAGGCCGCCAGCCTGACGATCATGGTCGGCGGCAGCGAGGCGGACTTCGCGCGCGCACGGCCCCTGTTCGAGGCCATTGGCAAGAATATCACCCATGTCGGCCCCGTTGGCGACGGGCAGACCACCAAGGTCGCCAACCAGATCATCGTCGCGCTGAACATTGCCGCCGTGGGCGAGGCCCTGCTGTTCGCCCGCAAGGCCGGCGCGGACCCGGCTCGCGTGCGCGAGGCGCTGCTCGGCGGCTTCGCCAGTTCGCGGGTGCTGGAGGTCCACGGTCAGCGCATGATTGAGCGCACATTTGCCCCCGGATTCCGCATCGACCTGCACCACAAGGACCTCGCCCTCGCGCTCGACGGCGGCAACCGGTTGGGCATGCCCCTGCCGCAGACGGCCTTCTGCCAGCAGCTGCTCAACATCGCGCGCGGCGCGGGTAATGGCGGCCTGGACCATTCCGGCATCGTAACCGCGCTCGAGCAGATCGCCGGAAGCAGCCTGCAACGGGATTGA
- a CDS encoding alcohol dehydrogenase catalytic domain-containing protein, translated as MIIPVSQTCRIAVKTAPEATEVLEFPIPPIGETEGLLRIEACGVGGAEPEHYRSPRRVPIAMGHQIVGTIVALGAKAGRMWNVELGERVAPLDSAAREAILGGNAARIFFGQTV; from the coding sequence ATGATAATTCCCGTGTCGCAGACCTGTCGCATCGCCGTCAAGACCGCACCCGAGGCCACCGAGGTCCTCGAATTCCCGATCCCGCCCATCGGCGAGACCGAGGGCCTGCTGCGGATCGAGGCCTGCGGCGTCGGCGGGGCCGAGCCGGAGCACTACCGGTCGCCGCGCCGGGTGCCGATCGCAATGGGCCACCAGATCGTTGGGACGATCGTCGCCCTTGGGGCCAAGGCCGGGCGCATGTGGAACGTGGAACTGGGCGAGCGGGTAGCCCCGCTGGATTCTGCTGCGCGCGAAGCGATCCTCGGAGGGAATGCGGCGCGTATTTTCTTCGGACAAACGGTCTGA
- a CDS encoding kinase, whose protein sequence is MLLVNNPEPAQLLSQAQGRVPANESSCALSLACLDLVDSGEPRHGFPPLLGICGAQGSGKSTLCELIALAMAEWGTRPVVVLSLDDFYRTRAERQALAATIHPLCATRGVPGTHDVALLDECLSRLLGAGDDEIIAIPRFDKLADDRLPREKWAEFRGRPGFIVIEGWCIGITADRLPPWQGPLNALERECDPQGEWLAWSREELKRGYATLWKMLDGLVGIRQPDMESVIASRIRQEEGLRAARGPGAKAMSPANVRRFVEHYERYTLALASALPAIADLLVERDADFNYHIQTAQGHIR, encoded by the coding sequence ATGCTTTTAGTCAATAATCCCGAGCCAGCGCAACTGCTCTCCCAAGCGCAAGGTCGCGTGCCCGCGAATGAATCATCCTGCGCCCTGTCCCTGGCCTGCCTCGATCTGGTGGACAGCGGGGAGCCCCGCCATGGCTTCCCGCCGTTGCTCGGCATTTGCGGCGCGCAGGGCTCGGGCAAGTCCACCCTTTGCGAACTGATCGCGCTGGCCATGGCCGAATGGGGCACACGCCCGGTGGTCGTCCTCTCGCTCGACGATTTCTACCGGACGCGGGCCGAGCGTCAGGCCCTGGCCGCCACAATCCACCCGCTCTGCGCGACCCGCGGCGTCCCCGGAACCCATGACGTCGCCCTGCTCGACGAATGCCTCTCGCGCCTGCTCGGAGCCGGCGATGACGAGATCATCGCGATCCCCCGCTTTGACAAGCTCGCGGATGACCGCCTGCCGCGCGAGAAATGGGCCGAGTTCAGAGGCCGCCCGGGCTTTATCGTCATCGAAGGCTGGTGCATCGGCATCACCGCAGACCGGCTGCCGCCATGGCAGGGTCCGCTCAACGCGCTCGAGAGGGAATGCGATCCACAGGGTGAATGGCTCGCCTGGTCCCGCGAAGAATTGAAGCGGGGCTACGCCACCTTGTGGAAGATGCTCGACGGCCTCGTCGGCATCCGCCAGCCTGACATGGAAAGCGTGATCGCCTCGCGCATCAGACAGGAAGAAGGACTGCGCGCCGCCCGCGGCCCCGGCGCCAAGGCGATGAGCCCCGCCAATGTGCGTCGCTTCGTCGAGCACTACGAACGTTACACCCTGGCGCTCGCCTCCGCCCTTCCGGCCATCGCCGACCTGCTGGTCGAGCGCGATGCCGATTTCAACTACCACATCCAGACAGCGCAAGGCCACATCCGATGA
- a CDS encoding MFS transporter codes for MERISHPTADQSPFGAPEFVYPPEWQGWFTVGILTTLMTLSVLDRNLLSLLVIPIQADLGFSEIQMGALMGLAFGLFFCLGALPIGWALDRYSRPFVIWAGVTVWSIGTMACGMAQNFWSFFAARATIGTGEAVLGPGSQSLLSDFFPPKRLALPMAVYSTGIKIGAGVSLAIGGALTLLITPGATYNLLGLVTLRGWQAIFLIVGAPGLLVAFLAFTIRDPRISQRRAVPKVGYADYARVVMANWRFVVPHHLGLVLVGIVAVGLQAWMPTFFERVHGLSTAQIGPSLGLAITVGTVIGLPLHGKLVDHWFSRGVTDAHLRYVAATTLIATPVAIAIFTVSDPGHALALVGVYFLIVSGYLSLPLTILPIVMPAEMRGKAASVVVAINGVLALGAAPLLVAAVTEALGGGQAVGQSLMLCSLVILPLSALLFWLALPSVRSIMASRTET; via the coding sequence GTGGAGCGGATCTCGCACCCCACTGCGGACCAGTCTCCATTCGGCGCTCCAGAGTTTGTTTACCCGCCTGAATGGCAGGGCTGGTTCACCGTCGGGATTCTCACGACCTTGATGACCCTGTCGGTGCTCGACCGCAATCTGCTTTCGCTGCTGGTCATACCGATTCAGGCCGATCTGGGTTTCAGCGAAATCCAGATGGGAGCACTGATGGGGCTCGCCTTCGGCCTGTTCTTCTGCCTTGGCGCTTTGCCGATCGGCTGGGCTCTTGACCGATATAGCCGCCCCTTCGTGATCTGGGCGGGGGTAACAGTCTGGAGCATCGGCACCATGGCCTGCGGCATGGCGCAGAATTTCTGGTCGTTTTTTGCGGCACGAGCCACGATCGGCACCGGCGAAGCCGTGCTGGGTCCGGGATCACAATCGCTCCTGTCCGACTTCTTCCCGCCCAAACGGCTGGCACTTCCGATGGCGGTCTATTCAACAGGCATCAAGATCGGGGCAGGAGTTTCCCTCGCGATCGGTGGGGCGTTGACCCTCCTCATTACACCGGGCGCAACTTATAACCTTCTTGGGCTGGTGACTTTACGAGGCTGGCAGGCGATCTTTCTGATCGTCGGGGCACCCGGCCTTCTTGTGGCCTTCCTTGCCTTTACCATCCGAGACCCCCGCATCAGTCAGCGCCGGGCAGTCCCGAAAGTGGGCTACGCCGATTACGCACGGGTGGTAATGGCCAATTGGCGGTTTGTCGTGCCGCATCATCTTGGTCTGGTGCTGGTGGGTATCGTTGCCGTGGGCCTCCAAGCTTGGATGCCGACTTTCTTTGAGCGCGTACACGGTCTCTCCACCGCCCAGATCGGTCCATCGCTGGGGCTGGCAATTACAGTTGGGACGGTCATCGGGCTTCCCTTGCATGGCAAACTGGTCGATCATTGGTTCTCGCGGGGTGTCACAGATGCACATCTGCGTTATGTTGCGGCAACCACGCTGATCGCAACGCCCGTCGCCATTGCGATCTTTACGGTTTCGGACCCAGGCCACGCGTTGGCCCTAGTCGGGGTCTATTTCCTTATTGTCTCGGGATACCTCAGCCTTCCTTTGACGATCTTGCCGATCGTTATGCCTGCAGAGATGCGCGGCAAGGCAGCATCGGTCGTCGTCGCGATCAATGGCGTTCTGGCACTTGGGGCCGCCCCGCTGCTAGTGGCGGCTGTCACCGAAGCACTGGGCGGCGGCCAGGCGGTCGGACAGTCACTGATGCTGTGTTCGCTCGTGATACTACCGCTCAGTGCATTGCTTTTCTGGCTCGCCTTGCCTTCGGTTCGATCGATCATGGCGTCCCGGACCGAGACCTGA
- a CDS encoding SDR family oxidoreductase: MKLNNSISAVVTGGASGLGQAAAEALAAQGVKVAIFDINEERGEAVAKAIGGIFCNVNIMSEENAVAGFANARAAHGQERILVHCAMASRRGKTLAFDKETGKFKRTSTEDYEFGVQGILVASYRMASLSALGMSELEPLEDGERGCITLTASVAAQDAQIGQVIYGSAKAGVNGLVLPIARDLMDLGIRCNSIMPGIFATPLVSNMPQNVIDALGAAVPFPKRLGKPEEFGSLVTELNRNTYFNGQSIRLDGAIRMAPK; encoded by the coding sequence ATGAAGCTAAACAATTCGATCTCCGCAGTCGTCACCGGCGGGGCCTCGGGGCTTGGGCAGGCAGCGGCCGAAGCGCTTGCAGCCCAAGGCGTGAAGGTTGCCATCTTCGACATCAACGAGGAACGCGGCGAGGCGGTTGCCAAGGCGATCGGTGGCATCTTCTGCAACGTCAATATCATGAGCGAGGAAAACGCGGTCGCAGGATTCGCCAACGCACGTGCGGCGCATGGCCAGGAACGCATCCTGGTCCATTGTGCAATGGCATCACGGCGCGGCAAGACTCTGGCTTTCGACAAGGAAACCGGTAAGTTCAAGCGGACGTCCACCGAAGACTATGAATTCGGGGTCCAGGGCATCCTCGTCGCGTCTTACCGCATGGCATCGCTCTCGGCGCTTGGCATGAGCGAGCTCGAGCCGCTCGAGGATGGCGAACGGGGCTGCATTACCCTGACCGCTTCGGTCGCCGCCCAGGACGCGCAGATCGGTCAGGTCATCTACGGCTCGGCCAAGGCCGGCGTGAACGGACTGGTTCTGCCGATCGCCCGAGACCTGATGGACCTCGGCATACGCTGCAATTCGATCATGCCGGGAATTTTCGCAACGCCGCTGGTCAGCAACATGCCGCAGAACGTCATCGATGCCCTGGGCGCTGCAGTTCCTTTCCCCAAGCGCCTTGGCAAACCCGAAGAATTCGGCAGCCTCGTGACAGAGCTCAATCGCAACACCTATTTCAATGGCCAAAGCATCCGCCTCGACGGTGCGATCCGTATGGCACCGAAATAA
- a CDS encoding acyl-CoA synthetase — MDRHLKLRQLKDRFTFGGSMHPSVYAKSHPDRAAYVMATSGEVVTYRDLDERSNQAAHLLQSFGLKTGDVVAVCMDNNPRFFEVVWGAQRSGLYYACISSKLSAGEINYIVRDCGARALVVSPGIGAAADELPGVLPGDVKLFMTGAGSAPYTSWEKARDVFPTIAVPDGTAGGSILYSSGTTGKPKGIKRPLTGGSILDKTFLDHLMQGPFAIGEACTYLSPAPLYHAAPLGWALGIHRLGGTVIVMEKFDPQHVLQLIERYQIEVAQFVPTHFVRMLKLPPGTAEKYDISSLVSVIHAAAPCPVPVKEQMIEWFGPIIHEYYSGSEGIGFCHLTSEEWLGHKGSVGRAIVGKIQICDEDGEPLPPRSEGVVHFSDGPPLSYHNAPEKVAENSNKYGWTTLGDVGWVDEEGYLYLTDRRSFMIISGGVNIYPQEIENLLIMHPKVADAAVVGAPNEDMGEEVAAVIQPQDWNDAGPTLRDELLAYARANLSHVKTPRRLDFMEELPRHPNGKLYKRLLRDSYWGKGQTTIV, encoded by the coding sequence ATGGATCGGCACCTGAAGCTGCGCCAGCTGAAAGACCGTTTCACCTTCGGAGGTTCAATGCATCCGTCTGTCTACGCCAAGTCTCACCCGGATAGAGCCGCGTATGTCATGGCAACCTCTGGCGAGGTGGTCACGTATCGCGACCTTGATGAGCGCTCGAACCAGGCCGCGCATCTACTGCAGTCGTTTGGACTCAAGACCGGTGACGTGGTTGCCGTGTGCATGGACAACAACCCTCGCTTCTTCGAGGTCGTCTGGGGCGCGCAGCGTTCAGGTCTCTATTATGCCTGCATCTCGTCCAAGCTCTCGGCGGGGGAAATTAACTACATCGTGCGGGATTGCGGTGCTCGGGCCTTGGTAGTTTCACCCGGCATCGGTGCTGCTGCAGACGAGCTGCCCGGTGTCTTGCCCGGTGATGTCAAGCTGTTCATGACCGGTGCGGGCAGCGCTCCTTATACCAGTTGGGAAAAAGCGCGGGATGTGTTTCCGACAATCGCCGTGCCCGACGGGACCGCTGGCGGATCGATCCTCTATTCCTCCGGAACGACCGGAAAGCCCAAGGGAATCAAGCGCCCACTGACAGGCGGCTCGATCCTCGACAAGACTTTCCTCGATCACCTTATGCAGGGGCCTTTCGCTATAGGCGAAGCGTGCACCTACCTTTCACCGGCTCCGCTCTACCACGCTGCACCCCTTGGATGGGCACTTGGAATTCACCGCCTGGGCGGCACGGTAATCGTGATGGAGAAGTTCGATCCCCAGCATGTCCTACAACTGATCGAACGCTACCAGATCGAAGTCGCCCAATTCGTGCCGACCCATTTCGTGCGGATGCTCAAGCTTCCCCCCGGAACAGCCGAGAAATACGATATCTCAAGCTTGGTGTCTGTCATTCATGCCGCCGCGCCATGCCCGGTTCCCGTCAAGGAGCAGATGATCGAATGGTTCGGACCGATCATCCACGAATACTACTCCGGCTCCGAAGGCATCGGATTCTGCCATCTCACTTCCGAAGAATGGCTGGGGCACAAGGGTTCGGTTGGCCGGGCGATAGTCGGCAAGATCCAGATCTGCGACGAAGATGGGGAGCCGCTGCCGCCGCGCAGCGAAGGGGTTGTCCACTTCTCCGATGGACCGCCGCTGAGCTACCACAACGCCCCTGAGAAGGTGGCCGAGAACAGCAACAAATATGGCTGGACCACATTGGGTGATGTGGGTTGGGTGGACGAGGAAGGCTACCTCTACCTTACTGACCGCAGGAGCTTCATGATCATTTCGGGCGGGGTCAACATCTACCCCCAGGAGATCGAAAACCTCCTGATCATGCACCCCAAGGTTGCCGATGCAGCCGTTGTCGGCGCACCGAACGAAGACATGGGCGAGGAAGTGGCTGCCGTGATCCAGCCGCAGGACTGGAACGACGCAGGGCCCACTTTGCGGGACGAACTGCTCGCCTATGCCCGGGCGAACCTCTCGCACGTCAAGACGCCGCGCCGGCTGGATTTCATGGAGGAGCTCCCCCGCCACCCGAACGGCAAGCTTTACAAGCGGCTCCTACGCGACAGCTACTGGGGCAAGGGTCAGACGACAATCGTCTGA